One stretch of Scophthalmus maximus strain ysfricsl-2021 chromosome 12, ASM2237912v1, whole genome shotgun sequence DNA includes these proteins:
- the LOC118315858 gene encoding uncharacterized protein LOC118315858, protein MGNYRSKLTRAGFHEVAGNSGKRSRNNPDRQPPHTNIKRPKRAEVNFLPNFPRGEDGASLEQFRLQIVDEVQRSDKNLTLIAKLMQTTFALRRKEVINEDLPVGEILERWPALKIESQVCAEFHRIANINLKNHFYAELDRHAPRLQSLFRKKAARTGKVADVLGQLFRTYDIQEQVDVHVRRAAVLRALPAYLQEDDSGFVKQWEVSQSDEPNIDDLSVGLLLKVLMGLDDGKLKPRVLSLKNDLMKVE, encoded by the exons ATGGGGAACTACCGCTCTAAGTTGACTCGGGCAGGATTTCATGAGGTAGCTGGGAATTCTGGAAAGAGGAGTAGAAACAATCCAGACAGACAACCACCCCACACTAACATCAAAAGACCAAAGAGGGCAGAAGTGAATTTTCTCCCTAATTTCCCAAGAGGTGAAGATGGTGCAAGTCTTGAGCAATTCAGACTACAAATTGTAGATGAAGTTCAGAGGAGTGACAAAAACCTTACCCTGATTGCAAAGTTAATGCAGACCACCTTTGCCCTGCGGCGCAAAGAGGTCATCAATGAAGACCTACCTGTTGGAGAGATCCTGGAACGCTGGCCTGCCCTTAAAATAGAGTCACag GTCTGTGCCGAGTTTCACAGAATTGCAAACATCAACCTGAAGAACCACTTCTATGCAGAGTTGGACCGACATGCTCCCCGTCTTCAGAGCTTGTTCAGGAAGAAAGCTGCACGCACAGGGAAAGTAGCTGATGTTCTGGGTCAGCTCTTTCGCACTTATGACATCCAG GAACAAGTTGACGTCCATGTCAGACGTGCTGCTGTCCTCCGTGCACTTCCAGCATATCTACAGGAGGATGACTCCGGATTTGTGAAGCAGTGGGAG GTGTCACAGTCTGATGAACCAAACATTGACGACCTATCGGTTGGGCTCCTGTTG AAAGTCTTGATGGGCCTAGATGATGGAAAGTTGAAGCCTAGGGTGTTGAGCCTTAAAAATGACCTGATGAAAGTGGAGTAA